CCGGTTTCGTAACCAGCGATTCGAACCTTTCCCCCGACATGACGCTTGCCGACGTGGTGGCCCTGAAGGAGCAGACGGGCCATTCCACCATGCCCGTTACCTCCGATGGCACGGGCCATGGCAAGCTGCTCGGCGTTGTCACCGAGCGTGACTATCGCCTTTCCCGCATGAGCATGGACGAAATTGTGCGCGACTTCATGACCCCGCGCGAAAAGCTCATCGTGGCTCCCGCCGACACCACGCTGAAGAAGGCAAACGACATCATCTGGGACAACAAGCTGAACTCCCTGCCCATCGTCGACGAGAACGACAACCTGGTCTATATGGTGTTCCGCAAGGACTACGATTCCCACAAGAGCAACCCCAACGAGATGCTCGACGCTCATAAGCGTTACATGGTAGGCGCTGGCATCAACACGCGCGACTACGCTGAGCGCGTTCCCGCCCTGGTAGAGGCTGGCGTCGACTGCCTGTGCATCGACAGCTCGGAAGGCTTCTCCGAGTGGCAGGCCCTCACCCTCAAGTGGATCCGCGATCACTACGGCGACAGCGTGAAGGTTGGCGCTGGCAACGTAGTCGACCGCGATGGCTTCCGCTTCCTGGCAGAAGCTGGCGCCGACTTCATCAAGATTGGCATCGGCGGCGGCTCCATCTGCATCACGCGTGAGCAGAAGGGCATCGGCCGTGGTCAGGCCACGGCTACCATCGAAGTTGCCAAGGCGCGCGACGAGTACTTCGAGGAGACGGGCATCTACATCCCCATCTGCTCCGACGGTGGCATCGTGTACGACACGCACATCACGCTGGCCCTGGCCATGGGCGCCGACTTCGTCATGCTGGGTCGTTACTTCGCCCGCTTCGACGAGGCTCCCAACAACCGCGTCATGGTGAACGGCAGCTACATGAAGGAATACTGGGGCGAGGGTTCCGCCCGCGCTCGCAACTGGCAGCGCTACGACCTGGGCGGCCAGAAGAAGGGCATGACGTTCGAAGAGGGCGTCGACAGCTACGTGCCTTACGCTGGCAGCCTGAAGGACAACGTGAACGTTACGCTGTCCAAGGTCAAGAGCACCATGTGCAACTGCGGTGCGCTCACCATCCCCGAGTTCCAGGACAAGGCAAAGCTCACCGTGGTCAGCGCTACGTCCATCGTGGAAGGCGGCGCGCACGACGTTCTGCAGAAGGACAAGAACCCTTACGTTACGAACGTAGGTTAATCGCTGTATTTCGCGATTCGCAGGGCGTCTCCTACGGGAGGCGCCCTTTTTTTGCGCTCGCAGCTGCATTGGCGGACCTGAGGGCGTAATTCGTCCCCGTTCCGCTCGTTTTCGGCGTTGTCGAACGCTCACCGTTCCGAATTGAGGCGCATTTTGCGAGTCATTTGCTTCCGTTGGGAGGCTGAATCGTAAAATGGGCAAAATCGAGGGTCGTTTTTGCAAAAATGCGCCGTTTTGCACATGAATCATCGCGATTTGGGCTCTTTGAAGGGGGTAACGGAGCTACTTCACGCTTCTGGGTCGGTATTTCCTCAGGTCGGCTTTTGCCATGCGTGATTCCAAGCGCTGAAAAATGTGTAAAAGGCTGCATTTTTTACATTTTGCCGCCTGAATTTGCCCAATTGCATGGACACGTGGGTGTTGGGGCAGTGGGGCGAGCCCGTATACGTATGCTTTGCCCGCGCTCCTCGCCATCTGGGCTGGTCGTACGTAACCGGCCACGCCGCCGAGTTGCGACCAGGCGTAGACGCGCATCCTTGGCGATGGTTCTGGCCCCTGCTAGCGGGTGAGGTGGAGAATTTCTTCTCGGCTTGAAACGTTCAACTTGCGGTAGATGTTATGGATGTGCGTGCGAGCGGTGTTGGGGCTAATGAACAGCACTTTTGCGACATATGCTCCCGTATGGCCCTTGGCGAGGTAATGCAGAATCTCGGTTTCGCGGCGCGTGAGGTTGTGCGCTTGGGCGATAGCGTCGATATGCTCCTCGCTCGCTTTGTGGGCGTCCGGCAGGTCGTGATTTGGGTCTTGTCCGTGTTCGGGCTGTGCGTCAGGCTCTGCATCTGCCTTGTTGAAAACGCCCTGCGATTGGACGGTGGTTATGGCGTACAGCGCGGTGACTACGATGGCGAGCGTGTTCATGTCGGAATCGGCGATCATCTCTCCTGCACGCACGCCAAGGAACGATGCGAGCGCGAAAAGCGAGAGGGCAAGGAGGAACACGGAATCGCTGGGAAATTCTCCGGCGTGCGCAATGGCGCAGATGATGCCAAGGGTCAAGATCGCTACGAACATGTACAGCAGCATGGTCATGACGGCGTTTAGGACGGAGCCGCCAAGTACGGCAAGCGTAATGCTGAAGATGGAAAGCGTGCTTACTGCGATGAGCGGAATAACGCGTTGGTAGAGAACGCGAATAAGCGGGGCATTGCGCGTGAGTAAGACGCAGCTAATGACGATGGCTGCTGCGATAAGCGTGCCCACAATGTACGTATCGTACATCTCCATGAACACGGTGCGCATGGAGCCAGTGATAAAGGCGCAAAGGGCGAGCCCTAATGCAGGCGCAGCGGTTACATGAGCGAGCGAAGGAAGGTGCTCCGAGAACGCCGGCTGGCTGGTTGCCTGATGCGAGCGAAGCGCATACGGCAACAGTGCAGCGGCTATGACGCAGGCCGCAAATGCTCCCAGGGCGATTTCGACGGGTGCGTAGTACTCGAATGCGTGAATTGCCGCGCAGATAACGGCCGCTGATGCGGCGGTGATGAGCGCTCGGCTGAATGACAGGCGCTTGAGGATTCTGCCCCACGTAAGGCAAAGCAATACGCTTCCTAGGCTGCAGGTGAGAGCGGTAGCAATGCAGGTGAACGCAATAGCGTTGCTCGGCAGCGCATCGAATACGCTGGAAGCGATGAACGAGGCGGAGCCGATGACGTAGAGGAGCGCACCCGTGGGGCGTGCGACGGCATCGGGAATGCGGCGCCCGCGAAACGCCAGGAGCGCCACGATCAGCGCAAGGACGAACGTGCATGCGAGCAGGATTTGCGCGAACGACCCCACGAAGGCGGTGGTTCCTGGAAGTCGCTGGAAAGGCAAGATTGCGGGGGAATAGAGCTGTATGGAGGCGACGAACGCTGCCATGCCACCGGTAATGAATACTGTTTCGCGACGCAGGGCGCGCGTGTTGTTGTGGTCCTCGGTCACTTCTATCTCCTCCTGACGGCAGGGTAGCATACCCGTGAGGGGCGTTGGCGGCGCTTGCCAAATTGGAACGGGTTGTACACTTATGACCTGGGGGTTTCGTAAAAATACGTAAAAACGTTGAGAGTTCGTAATGGCCCAATCGCAAGCGAAATAAACATTTTTTCGGATGGCAGAGGGTGCTGTGGGCGCGGAATATGTTCCCTGGCTCGCTCGAAGAGGTGGCGGGCTTGTCCAAAGATCCATTGGAGGGAAATATGGCACTTTCACGTCGTAGTTTTCTAAAGGGCGCTGCGGGCGCGGGCGTAATGGCTGCAGCAGCGGCCGGCATGGCAGGTTGCGCTTCGCCGAAGACGAGCTCCACCAAGAGCGGAAGCTCTGCGCAGGCGACGCGTCCCGACTATTACATGTGCGATAGCGATTGGCTGGGCGAAGCCCCGGAAATCGCGAGCAGCGAAATCACCGAGACCAAGTCTTACGACGTCGTCGTCGTTGGCGGCGGCCATTCCGGTACGCAGGCCGCGCTGGCTGCGGCTCAGCTGGGCGCCAGCGTTTGCGTCGTTGAGACGCACGAAGATGGTTCGATCGTCTATCGTGGCGACGACATCTGCAGCTACAACAGCGAGCTGCTGAAGAGCTGGGGCTTTGGCCCGTACGATCTGGAAGAGATCGTCAACGAGTACGTGCGCCGTGCAAATGGTCGCTGCAACACCGATGTCATTCGCTCCTTCGTGTACAACTCGGGCGAAATGATGGACAACCTGGTAAGCATCGTTCCCTCTACGAGCACGATCTTCGATCGCGATGGCGGTCAGTGTATCGTTCAGACGGCCTACGATAAGCCCGATGGAAGCTCGTATCCCGTCGAGATTGCTGGCTACAAGATGTGGGCTAGCACCGTGCAGACCATCGGCACGGAAAACGAGCAGCCGGTTGGCAAGCGTCAGCTCACTGGCATCAGCCGCCTGGCCGAAATCGAATGGTACTCCCGCGAAGCGGCCGAGGATCTGGGCGCTGAATGGCATTGCGGCTGCACTGCCTCCAAGCTCGTTCAGGATTCCAACGGTGCCGTGACGGGCGTTATTGCCAAGAGCAGCGCGGGCGGC
This genomic stretch from Denitrobacterium detoxificans harbors:
- a CDS encoding IMP dehydrogenase, producing MAYIFEEPSRTFNAYLLVPGYSSSENRPENVSLKTPLVKFKKGEEPAISLNIPMVSAIMQAVSDDGMSVALATEGGMSFIYGSQTIEDEAAMVARVKDYKAGFVTSDSNLSPDMTLADVVALKEQTGHSTMPVTSDGTGHGKLLGVVTERDYRLSRMSMDEIVRDFMTPREKLIVAPADTTLKKANDIIWDNKLNSLPIVDENDNLVYMVFRKDYDSHKSNPNEMLDAHKRYMVGAGINTRDYAERVPALVEAGVDCLCIDSSEGFSEWQALTLKWIRDHYGDSVKVGAGNVVDRDGFRFLAEAGADFIKIGIGGGSICITREQKGIGRGQATATIEVAKARDEYFEETGIYIPICSDGGIVYDTHITLALAMGADFVMLGRYFARFDEAPNNRVMVNGSYMKEYWGEGSARARNWQRYDLGGQKKGMTFEEGVDSYVPYAGSLKDNVNVTLSKVKSTMCNCGALTIPEFQDKAKLTVVSATSIVEGGAHDVLQKDKNPYVTNVG
- a CDS encoding helix-turn-helix domain-containing protein, producing MTEDHNNTRALRRETVFITGGMAAFVASIQLYSPAILPFQRLPGTTAFVGSFAQILLACTFVLALIVALLAFRGRRIPDAVARPTGALLYVIGSASFIASSVFDALPSNAIAFTCIATALTCSLGSVLLCLTWGRILKRLSFSRALITAASAAVICAAIHAFEYYAPVEIALGAFAACVIAAALLPYALRSHQATSQPAFSEHLPSLAHVTAAPALGLALCAFITGSMRTVFMEMYDTYIVGTLIAAAIVISCVLLTRNAPLIRVLYQRVIPLIAVSTLSIFSITLAVLGGSVLNAVMTMLLYMFVAILTLGIICAIAHAGEFPSDSVFLLALSLFALASFLGVRAGEMIADSDMNTLAIVVTALYAITTVQSQGVFNKADAEPDAQPEHGQDPNHDLPDAHKASEEHIDAIAQAHNLTRRETEILHYLAKGHTGAYVAKVLFISPNTARTHIHNIYRKLNVSSREEILHLTR